Proteins from one Ricinus communis isolate WT05 ecotype wild-type chromosome 9, ASM1957865v1, whole genome shotgun sequence genomic window:
- the LOC8280432 gene encoding 11S globulin seed storage protein Ana o 2.0101 → MGYSPLLRLSLCFLVLLHGCVAQLTSRPEKQQQQRWRRGECQLNRINAVEPSRRIQSEAGLTEIWDENDQQFQCVGVVAMRHTIQQRGLLLPQYVNGPKLIYVVQGRGIQGSVFPGCPETYQSPSESESESRGQGQSRRDQHQKVRQIRAGDIIALHAGVAQWIYNNGRSPLVLVQIIDTSNPANQLDQNHREFFLAGNPQREVQSQRGESGRTRIRGQSTGTGQQERSRNIFSGIDEQMIAEAFNINVDLARKMRGENDNRGIIVSVEHDLEMLAPQRSQEEERQEREEEAQRQLERGREGSYNGLEETFCTARMKHSINNPSQADIYNPRAGRVTNLNNHNFPILRYLQLSIQKAVLYKNAIMTPHWNINAHSIRYITRGSGRIQIVNENGDSVFDGQVREGQMFTVPQNFVVITKASNQGLEWVSFKTNDNARINQLAGRVSAIRSMPEEVVANAFQVSVEDARRLKENRQEVTVLSPGSRSSRYPGLNILED, encoded by the exons atggGTTACTCTCCTTTGCTCCGTCTTAGTCTCTGCTTTCTTGTTCTGTTGCATGGCTGTGTTGCTCAGCTAACCTCGAGGCCAGAGAAGCAACAACAACAACGATGGAGACGAGGTGAGTGCCAACTCAACCGCATTAACGCTGTTGAGCCCTCGCGCAGGATTCAATCGGAGGCTGGTCTGACAGAAATTTGGGACGAGAATGATCAACAGTTCCAATGCGTTGGTGTTGTAGCTATGCGCCATACCATTCAACAGAGAGGCTTATTGTTGCCACAATACGTCAATGGACCAAAGCTCATTTATGTTGTCCAAG GCAGAGGCATTCAGGGATCAGTATTCCCAGGTTGTCCCGAGACATATCAGTCACCATCAGAATCAGAGTCGGAGAGTCGAGGCCAAGGACAGAGCCGGAGAGACCAGCATCAGAAGGTTCGTCAAATCCGGGCGGGCGATATCATTGCCTTGCATGCTGGAGTAGCTCAATGGATTTACAACAATGGTCGATCTCCTCTTGTTTTAGTCCAAATCATTGACACAAGCAATCCTGCCAACCAGCTTGACCAGAACCACAGA GAATTCTTCCTTGCTGGTAACCCTCAAAGAGAAGTACAGAGCCAAAGAGGTGAAAGTGGCCGCACAAGAATAAGAGGCCAAAGCACCGGGACAGGCCAACAGGAAAGATCCCGCAATATCTTTTCAGGCATAGATGAGCAAATGATAGCAGAAGCTTTCAACATTAACGTTGATCTTGCAAGAAAAATGAGGGGTGAAAATGATAACAGAGGCATTATCGTGAGTGTGGAGCATGATTTAGAGATGTTAGCCCCACAAAGAAGCCAAGAAGAAGAACGACaagaaagagaggaagaagCACAACGGCAACTCGAGAGGGGCCGTGAAGGTAGCTATAATGGATTAGAGGAAACTTTCTGCACAGCCAGAATGAAACACAGTATCAACAACCCATCACAAGCTGACATCTATAACCCACGGGCCGGGCGTGTCACCAACCTCAATAATCACAACTTCCCCATCCTCAGATACCTTCAACTCAGTATTCAGAAAGCTGTTCTCTACAAG AATGCTATAATGACTCCACACTGGAACATCAATGCCCATAGCATCCGATACATCACCAGAGGAAGTGGTCGCATTCAGATTGTTAATGAAAATGGAGATTCAGTCTTTGATGGCCAAGTTCGAGAGGGTCAAATGTTCACAGTGCCACAAAACTTTGTAGTGATAACAAAGGCAAGCAACCAGGGTCTAGAATGGGTATCTTTCAAGACCAACGACAACGCAAGAATCAACCAACTAGCAGGACGAGTTTCAGCAATCAGATCCATGCCCGAGGAAGTAGTAGCAAACGCATTCCAGGTCTCCGTGGAGGATGCCAGGAGGCTCAAGGAGAATAGACAGGAAGTTACAGTGCTTAGCCCTGGATCCAGGTCTTCTCGGTATCCAGGTCTCAATATTCTAGAGGACTAG
- the LOC8280433 gene encoding legumin B, with translation MACSSFLSLSLCLLILFHSSLAQIEQATSPYSEKRSPQRGQQDQCQLNRINAVEPSRRFQSEAGLTEIWDENDQQFQCVGVVAMRHTIQQRGLLLPQYVNGPKLIYVVQGRGIQGSVFPGCPETYQSPSESQSESQGQGQSRRDQHQKVRQIREGDVIALHAGVAQWIYNNGRSPLVLVQIIDTSNPANQLDQNHRDFFLAGNPQREVQSQRGERGRTSERRSTSTGSAHDNSGNVFSGMDERVIAESFNINTDLARKLRGENDLRGIIVSVEHDLEMLAPQRSQEEEREEREEEAQRQLERSPRARFNGLEETFCTARLRHNINKPSEADIYNPRAGRVTSVNSHNLPILRYLQLSIQKAVLYKNALMTPHWNINAHSIRYITRGSGRVQIVNENGDSVFDGQVQRGQMFTVPQNFVVITKASNEGLEWVSFKTNDNAKINQLAGRVSAIRSMPEEVVANAFQVSVEDARRLKDNRQEVTLLSPGSRST, from the exons ATGGCTTgctcttcttttctctctctgaGTCTTTGccttcttattttgttccatAGCTCTCTTGCTCAAATAGAGCAAGCAACTTCGCCATACAGCGAGAAAAGAAGTCCGCAGCGAGGGCAACAGGATCAGTGTCAACTCAACCGTATTAACGCTGTCGAGCCTTCTCGTAGGTTTCAATCAGAAGCTGGTCTGACAGAAATTTGGGATGAGAATGATCAACAGTTCCAATGCGTTGGTGTTGTAGCTATGCGCCATACTATTCAACAGAGGGGCTTATTGTTGCCACAATACGTCAATGGACCTAAGCTCATTTATGTTGTCCAAG GCAGAGGCATTCAGGGATCAGTATTCCCAGGTTGTCCTGAGACATATCAGTCACCATCAGAATCACAGTCAGAGAGTCAAGGCCAAGGACAAAGCCGTAGAGACCAGCATCAGAAGGTTCGTCAAATCCGGGAGGGCGACGTCATTGCCTTGCATGCTGGAGTAGCTCAATGGATTTACAACAATGGTCGATCTCCTCTTGTTCTGGTCCAAATCATTGACACCAGCAATCCTGCCAATCAGCTTGACCAGAACCACAGA GACTTCTTCCTTGCTGGTAACCCTCAAAGAGAAGTACAGAGCCAAAGAGGTGAAAGAGGCCGCACGAGTGAAAGAAGATCAACCTCCACGGGAAGCGCACATGACAACTCCGGCAACGTCTTTTCAGGCATGGACGAGCGAGTGATAGCAGAATCGTTCAACATCAACACAGATCTTGCAAGAAAGTTAAGGGGTGAAAATGATTTGAGAGGCATCATTGTGAGCGTGGAGCATGATCTTGAGATGCTAGCCCCACAAAGAAGCCAAGAAGAAGAAcgagaagaaagagaagaagaagcacAACGACAATTGGAAAGGAGTCCTAGAGCCAGATTCAATGGCCTAGAGGAAACTTTCTGCACTGCCAGGTTGAGACACAACATCAACAAACCATCAGAAGCTGACATCTACAACCCACGTGCCGGCCGTGTCACCAGTGTCAATAGTCACAACCTCCCCATTCTCAGATACCTCCAACTCAGTATTCAGAAAGCCGTCCTTTACAAG AATGCTCTAATGACACCACACTGGAACATCAATGCCCACAGCATTCGGTACATCACTAGAGGAAGTGGTCGTGTCCAGATCGTTAATGAAAATGGAGATTCAGTATTTGATGGACAAGTCCAAAGGGGTCAAATGTTCACAGTACCACAGAACTTTGTAGTAATAACGAAGGCAAGCAATGAAGGACTAGAATGGGTATCCTTCAAGACTAATGATAATGCAAAGATCAACCAACTAGCAGGACGGGTCTCAGCAATCAGGTCCATGCCTGAGGAGGTAGTAGCAAATGCATTCCAGGTATCCGTGGAAGATGCCAGGAGGCTTAAAGATAATAGACAGGAAGTCACACTGCTGAGTCCTGGATCTAGGTCAACATAA